A window of the Hordeum vulgare subsp. vulgare chromosome 5H, MorexV3_pseudomolecules_assembly, whole genome shotgun sequence genome harbors these coding sequences:
- the LOC123399107 gene encoding basic blue protein-like, giving the protein MARGTIVPTLLVLLLAVCCATSIVHGKEWIIGDNKGWRFGVSGWENGKRIQSGDVLVFKYNPSMHNVVQVGEGDYNSCTVSGSSMAYTSGNDHIQLARGGKAFFLCSIPGHCQRGMKIVVTA; this is encoded by the exons ATGGCACGGGGAACCATCGTACCCACCCTTCTAGTGTTGCTTCTCGCCGTTTGTTGTGCAACCTCCATTGTGCATGGCAAAGAGTGGATCATCGGTGACAACAAGGGATGGAGGTTCGGCGTCTCCGGTTGGGAGAATGGCAAGCGCATCCAGTCTGGCGACGTGCTTG TGTTCAAGTACAACCCGAGTATGCACAATGTGGTGCAGGTGGGAGAAGGCGACTACAACTCATGTACGGTTTCTGGCTCGTCGATGGCGTACACCTCCGGCAATGACCACATCCAGCTTGCCCGCGGTGGCAAAGCATTCTTCCTCTGCAGCATTCCGGGCCACTGCCAGCGGGGCATGAAGATCGTTGTCACTGCTTAA